One part of the Novipirellula aureliae genome encodes these proteins:
- a CDS encoding ABC transporter permease has product MHFSSLIWKNLRRRPLRTTLTLVALASAIAAVVALLGIASNFKNSFADVYDSHGVDIVVSRQGSADRLSSSIDQSLAERIADVKGVAMASPMLLETVSLEDEGVYGIPAMGMPTDSWMMDNFQFEDGNLVNQDLGNQDLENRLWLGVHLADRLGIRAGQSVNLFDQPYLVAGVFTSRSTWENGSMLVPLSLLQELTGRAGQVTYVNVRVADGVNVRQVDEVISRIKAVDARLLPLATEEFVATDTRMQIASAMAWMTSVIAIMIGAIGTLNTMMTSVMERTAEIGILRAIGWSRRRVVAMILGESCLLAILASLLGCAAAAGLTWLLSQSPAVQGMLDSVIDPIVMMEGMMMGVGIGLFGAILPAWRAAQLLPAQAFRER; this is encoded by the coding sequence GTGCATTTCTCCTCTTTGATTTGGAAGAACCTCCGTAGGCGACCGCTTCGCACTACCCTGACGCTTGTGGCTTTGGCGAGCGCGATTGCCGCTGTCGTTGCCTTACTTGGTATTGCCAGCAATTTCAAAAACTCTTTCGCCGACGTTTACGATAGTCATGGCGTCGATATTGTCGTTTCGAGGCAAGGTTCCGCCGATCGGCTTAGCAGCTCGATTGACCAATCGCTTGCTGAGCGGATTGCCGATGTCAAAGGGGTCGCAATGGCATCACCGATGTTGCTCGAAACGGTGTCACTTGAAGACGAAGGCGTTTACGGCATTCCCGCGATGGGGATGCCGACCGATTCCTGGATGATGGATAACTTTCAATTCGAAGACGGCAACCTAGTGAATCAAGACCTAGGGAATCAAGACCTAGAGAATCGGCTGTGGCTTGGCGTTCATCTGGCCGATCGTTTGGGGATCAGGGCTGGACAATCGGTCAACTTGTTCGATCAGCCCTACCTCGTCGCAGGTGTTTTCACGAGCCGTAGCACTTGGGAAAATGGATCGATGCTTGTGCCGTTGTCACTCCTTCAAGAATTAACGGGACGAGCGGGTCAGGTAACGTACGTGAATGTTCGAGTGGCAGATGGCGTGAACGTTCGTCAAGTCGATGAGGTGATATCGCGGATCAAAGCCGTCGATGCCAGACTATTGCCGCTGGCGACCGAAGAGTTTGTGGCCACCGATACACGGATGCAAATCGCGTCGGCGATGGCGTGGATGACGTCTGTGATCGCCATCATGATCGGGGCCATTGGGACGCTCAATACGATGATGACCAGTGTGATGGAACGGACGGCCGAGATCGGGATTCTTCGCGCGATTGGATGGTCGCGCCGCCGGGTGGTCGCGATGATTTTGGGCGAATCGTGCTTGTTGGCAATCCTCGCTAGTTTGTTGGGATGCGCGGCAGCTGCTGGGTTGACTTGGCTTTTGAGTCAATCGCCGGCAGTCCAAGGGATGTTGGATTCAGTGATTGATCCCATTGTCATGATGGAAGGAATGATGATGGGTGTAGGGATTGGCTTGTTTGGAGCGATCTTGCCAGCATGGCGGGCCGCACAATTGCTACCGGCTCAAGCTTTTCGTGAGCGATAA
- a CDS encoding S49 family peptidase: MYRCFLLCVFLLSFSGCRHWPLRVDMLGNVGGKMQMNGDMNVTGDTRVDGTMKMIGDLNTSIKANNTASPLSPVTVEGNADSSGRVAVIDVDGLLVYQNGSGIGSMGENPVALFQEKIRTVERDPAVAAVVLRIDSPGGGVTATDMMCETLRRFKASRGIPVVACVLSTGAGGAYQLAVQADHVIAHPTSIVGGIGVILNLYSMEDTLGQYNIAAIPVKSGEKIDGGTPVRTMEPEERKLLQGIADEFHQRFVDDVKTRRPQLVAANDAAKIDDWFDGRVVTGQSAAEASLVDQTGYLDDAIRVAKQMGNLDANASVVMLRRDNDRAHTTLDVTPNESPLGSLLPLNIPGLDRSRLPTFMYLWQIEPSFATR; encoded by the coding sequence ATGTACCGTTGTTTCCTGCTTTGTGTCTTTCTTTTGTCTTTCAGCGGCTGCCGTCATTGGCCGTTGCGCGTCGACATGCTTGGCAACGTCGGCGGCAAAATGCAAATGAATGGCGACATGAATGTGACCGGCGACACTCGCGTCGACGGCACGATGAAGATGATCGGCGACTTAAATACCAGTATCAAAGCGAACAATACCGCTTCCCCCTTGTCTCCCGTCACGGTTGAAGGAAACGCCGATTCATCCGGTCGTGTTGCCGTCATCGATGTCGATGGCTTGCTCGTGTATCAGAATGGCAGCGGCATTGGGTCGATGGGTGAAAACCCCGTCGCATTGTTCCAAGAAAAGATTCGGACGGTTGAAAGGGATCCGGCCGTAGCCGCCGTCGTGTTGCGAATTGATTCACCGGGTGGTGGAGTGACCGCGACCGACATGATGTGCGAAACACTGCGCCGATTCAAAGCATCCCGAGGCATCCCGGTCGTCGCCTGCGTTTTGAGCACCGGTGCCGGAGGTGCTTACCAACTAGCCGTTCAAGCGGATCATGTCATTGCTCACCCGACATCGATTGTCGGCGGTATTGGCGTGATTTTGAATCTATACAGCATGGAGGATACGCTCGGCCAATACAATATCGCCGCTATCCCTGTCAAATCGGGAGAGAAAATCGACGGTGGGACGCCCGTGCGAACGATGGAACCGGAGGAACGGAAACTACTACAAGGAATCGCGGACGAGTTTCACCAGCGATTTGTCGACGACGTCAAAACACGCCGTCCGCAGCTGGTCGCAGCAAACGATGCCGCGAAAATCGACGATTGGTTTGATGGCCGCGTCGTCACCGGCCAATCAGCAGCCGAAGCGTCCTTGGTGGATCAAACGGGTTATCTCGACGATGCGATTCGTGTCGCAAAACAGATGGGAAACCTTGATGCCAACGCGTCGGTCGTGATGCTACGGCGTGACAACGACCGTGCTCATACAACCTTAGACGTTACGCCAAACGAATCCCCATTAGGCTCGCTACTGCCACTCAACATTCCCGGCTTAGACCGCAGCCGATTGCCGACATTCATGTACCTCTGGCAAATCGAACCCAGCTTCGCAACCCGCTAA